TGTCGTTGATGCGGCAGAACAGCTGAATCTCGGCAGTCGCATCGCGCACGACGATGAACATAATCTTGCCCTGACCGCGCTTGGCGACCACACGGCCGGCGATCTTCACGACGTCCTCGGTGTCCTCGCCATCGGCAAGCTCGGCGTACTTAGCCTCGATATCGGCGACGTAGTCCTCAAGCTCAGAGTGCTCGGGATAGGGGTTCTGGCCCGCCTCGAACAGGGCGGCGCGCTTGGCCAGGCGGGTGGCGCGCTCGTCGTTGAGCGTCGATGCCTGATCGGCGGCGTTCTGGTTCTCTGCCATAAGTTAGCTCCTCAAACTAAAACGCTCCCCAGGATTCGGTCCCAGGGAGCGAAAACATACCTTTACGCGGGACCGTGGTCTAGCGTGCGATCTTGGCGATGGTGTAGACGCGAGTCTTGCCGGAAGGCGTAACGACCTCGACGGAGTCGCCCTCGCCGTGACCGATGATGGCGTGACCGACCGGAGACTCGTTGGAAATCTTGTGCTCGAGCGAGTTGGTCTCGGTGGTACCGACGAGCGTGACTTCCATGACCTCACCGTTGGGATCAATCAGAGAAACGGTGGAACCGATGGAGACGGTCAGATCGCCCGTGGTGGCAGCAACCTGAGCGTTGGCGAGGATGGCCTGGATCTCGGCAATACGAGCGGCGTTCTGGGCCTGCTTGTCCTTGGCGGCATCGTACTCGGAGTTCTCCGAAAGGTCGCCGAACGCGCGGGCTTCCTTGATGTCCTCGACGATCTCCTTGGCGTAATCGCCCTCACGCCAAGCGAGCTCCTCGACGAGCTTCTGGCGGCCCTCAGCGGTCAGTACGATCTGGCTTGCGTCCATACGGATATCTCCCCAACTCTGATCAAACAATCAACTGTCAATAAAACGAAAAAGACCGGCTAGCCTGCGGGCAAGCCGGTCAGGTGCTCACCCCAAAGGGATGGGACTACTCTGCGTCCGCGTCGCTGTCCTCTGCCTGCTTCTTCTTGGCAGCAGCGAGCTTGGCCTCGAGCTCAGCGATCTCCTTGTCCTCCTCGGACTGCTCGACCACGACCTCCTCGGCCTGCTTGGTCTCGGCCTTATCGTCGCCCTCCATACCCTCGCGGATATTCTTGACGGTAGAGCCGAGGGACTTGCCGAGCTTCGGCAGGTTCTTGGGCCCGAAGATAATCAGGACAACGAAGAGAATAATGATGAGCTCAGGAGCCCTCAGTCCAAACATGTAGACCTCCACAATACAGCGAGACAAGCTCGAATGAGTATACCGCGGGTATCGCGGTATCACAACAATAGCTAAAAAAAGGGACCGCAAGAAGCGGTCCCTCCTCATGCTCTGGTCGGGTTGACTGGATTTGAACCAGCGACCCCTGCGTCCCGAACGCAGTGCTCTACCAAACTGAGCCACAACCCGTTAGCTCGACTATAGTAACAAAGATTTCCGTCGTGTGCTAGAGAAATTTTTACTTCTTTGGCACTTCGATGAGAACCGTGTTGGGAATGAGCTCCGTCGCGCAGGACCACCAGCCGTTTTGCAGGGCAGCGTCGGCAAGCCTTTCGGCCGTGGCGGCGGTGTCGCAAATGGCAAACGAGCAGGCGCCCGATCCGCACACATCTACAGCAACGGTGCCGTCCTGTTTACGCAGCCAATCGAGAACCGTTTGAATCTGCAGCTCCATCTGTGCGGAAATGACACCCAGGTTGTTATGGATGAGCGCATATGCCGTCTCGGCATCACCGGAACGCAAGGCAGAAGCTATCGCGCCGGGCTTGTCTGCAGGCACCGGGGCCTCGTCAAAACGTCGATAGGCCTCAATTGTCGAAACGCTCGCCTCGCGCGGCTTGACCAACACGACGGGCGTTGCGGGCAGCGCGGGATACTCAGTTGCCAGCACGTCTCCCCCACCTACGTAGAACGCAGGGCTCGCGTGCAAAAAGAACGGGACGTCAGCACCAATGCCCCGCGCAATGTCGTCGAGCGCTGGGTCGGTGCGATCAATGCCCCAGAGCTCCGCCAAGGCGACAATGACCGCGGCAGCATCCGTCGAGGGACCGCCCAAGCCGGCGCACAATGGAATGCGTTTCTCAATCGTCACGCAGATGTTTGCCTCGCGACCATAATGCTCGGCCATAGCAACCGCAGCCCGATACGCCGTATTCTTTTGCATGGGAAAATCTGATGCCGGAACCGTCTGGACGGTCAGCGCCTGTGCCGGCGTAACCGTCACGGTATCGGAAAGACCGACAGCTGCCATCAGGGAATCGACCCTGTGGTAGCCGCGGTCATCGCGCTCGGTATGAACCCCCAGGTAGAGGTTGATCTTTGCCGGCGCGGTAAGGGTGAGGGACCGATCGGTCACCGCTAGTGCTCCTCGAGCTGGTTGCCGAGCGGGGTAAAGATATGCTCGCCGCTCTCGGGGTCAAACAGTTCGACCTGCCCGGTGAGGACATCGATATACTGGTAGGACTGACGCGACTTGCGGCCGCGGCGCTCGTCGACCTCGACGATAAAGACGGCGGGGTGGACGCTCTTGATGGTGCCCATGCGCTCGACGACGCGGGTGCGGCCCATGTTGGCCTTCACCTTGACGCGATCGCCCACCATATCGGTCAGCTTCTCGTGGATGTCGTCGACGTGATTGACTTCCATCTCTTCCATGAACAGGGCCTCCAGAAGGTGCAATTCAAAAAGGGGATAATACCCCTAAGATAGACAAAACTCTAATACTATAGCACCCTGTTACAAACACGCGCAAGTAGCTAATTTGGCTACTTACAGATTGTCGGTATCGAGGACGATGGTGAATGGGCCGTCGTTGACCAAGTCGACTTTCATATCGGCGCCAAAGATGCCGTGCGCCACGTGTTCGACATCTTGGCGAACGAGCGTCAGGAAGTACTCGTAGAGCTCGTTGGCAACATCGGGGGCGCCGGCATCGGTAAACGATGGGCGGCGGCCGTGACGGCAATCGGCGAACAGCGTGAACTGCGACACTACGAGAACCTCGCCGTCGACATCGGCAAGTGCCAGGTTGGTCTTACCGTTCTCGTCCTCGTTAATACGCAAGCCGCGGAGCTTGCCCCACAACTTATCAGCCTCGGCGCGCGTGTCGCCGTGGCCCACGCCCAACAGCACCAGATAGCCGCGCCCAATTTTGCCCACGCACTCGCCGTCGACTGTCACGCCGGCATTGAGTACGCGCTGCACCACCGCACGCACGGCTTACTCCTCGCCCGTCAGTTTGGCGGATAGGTGCTCGAGCGCATGGAATCGATGGCTGATGGCGTTCTTCTCGTCCGCCGTGAGCTCGGCCATAGTCTTGCCCGGCGTATCGACCGGCAGGAACAGCGGGTCGTAGCCAAAGCCGTGATCGCCGCGACCCTCGTGCGCGATAACCCCCTCGCAGGCGCCCTCGCCATAGGTGACCAGGCCGTCCGTATCGATGAGCGCGACGACGCTCATAAAGCGCGCAGTGCGGTCCTCGTCGGCCACGCCCTCCAGATTCACGAGCAGCTTGGCGTTGTTGGCGGCATCGTCGCCGTGAACGCCCGCGTAGCGCGCGCTATACACACCGGGCTCACCGTCCAGTGCGTCGACGACCAGGCCCGAATCGTCGGCAATGGCCATGAGCCCCGTCTCTTCGACGGCAGCCTGCGCCTTGATGATGGCGTTCTCCAAAAACGTCGTGCCGTTTTCCTCGGGGTCCTCAAAATCGCCCAGCTGGCCGAGCGCCACAAAGCGAACCTCGGGCATGACCTTGCCCAAAATGGCCTCGATCTCGGTGAGCTTATGGGCGTTACCCGTTGCCACGACAATGGTCGCCGCCGGGTCGAGGGTGTCGATGTCGATCTTCTCAAGTGCCATGAGTGGTCTCCTTGTCTCTATAGCAATGCCGCGCCGAGGGCGACGAGGGCCTCCGCCTCTCCCCTCTCAATCAACGGCAGTCTTATACTTCGACGTTTTCCCAGATAAAACCTGCCAAAATAAACCTGTCACTTTTTGGTAGGTTAGGCGAGGGCCTGGCGCTGGAGCTCGATGAGCTCGGCGATGCCTTTGTCGCCCAGGTCGAGCAGGGCGTTGAGGCGCTTACGGTCAAAGGGCGCCTGCTCGCCGGTGCCCTGGAGCTCGATCATCTCACCGGTGTCGGTGGCGACGAGGTTCATGTCGACTTCGGCATGGCTGTCCTCGGAATAATCGAGGTCAAGCAGCGTATTGCCGTCGACAACGCCCATGGAGATGGCGGCCACCTGGCCGGTAAGCGGGATGCGCTCGATCTTGCCCGCCTCGACCCACATGGCGAGGGCGTCGCGCAGCGCCACCCAGGCGCCGGTGATGCTCGCTGTACGCGTGCCGCCATCGGCCTGGATCACATCGCAGTCGACGGTGACGGTGTACTCGCCGAGCGCCTTCATGTTAACGACGGTACGCAGGCTGCGGCCAATGAGGCGCTCGATCTCCATGGAGCGGCCCTTGCGGTTGGCGTGCTCGCGCTTGCAGCGCTTGCCGGTCGACGCCGGCAGCATGGCGTATTCCGCGGTCACCCAGCCGGCCTTAGCTCCCTTTCGCCAGCCCGGCACGCCCTCCTCGATAGTGGCGGCACACAGCACGCGCGTGTCGCCAAACTCGGCCAGGCACGAACCGTGGGCGTGCTTCATGACGCCACGGGTGAGCTTAACGGGGCGTAACTCGTTGGCGGCGCGACCGTTGGCGCGGTTGACCTGCATGTACTCCATAGAAAAATCCTTTCGGCAAAAGGTGTGGCGAAGACTTTGGCGGCGGCCTTACATCTATTTCAGCTCATCGATATCGATATGCTCAATGCTCTTGAGCGGCTGACCAAAGATAAAGCTGCCCGCCACCGCAAACTCGGCAATGTTATCGGCCGTCGTGGCAAAACGATGCTGCGGCTCGGCGGCGTCGCCCGCCAGCTGCTCGCGGCGCGTAAGGATGTCGGTCAGCTCGCGCGTGGTCTCCTCGGCGGAACTCACGACGCGCACCCCAGGCCCCAGCGCATGGCGGATAGGTCCCACCAACAGCGGAAAATGCGTACAGCCGAGCACCACGGTATCGATACCGTGGTCGCGCAGCGGCTCAACCGTGGCACCCACCAGTGCACGCACGGCAGGCGTATCGAAGATGTCCTCGTTCTCAAGCCACTGTTCTTGCAGATGTGCACCCGAGGCGAGCTCGTGTTCGACAACCTCGACAAAGCTCGAGGCAGGACAGCCGTATACATCGACGCCGGCATCTAGATCCTGAATGGCGCGCGTGTAGGCGCCCGAGCGAATGGTGAGGTTGGTGGCGAGCACGCCCACGCGACGCGAGCGGGTGCTGTTGATTGCCGCACGGGCACCCGGCGCGATCACGCCGATCACGGGAACGTCGAGCACCTGCTGGGCCAGACGCAAGGCCGCAGCTGTCGCCGTGTTGCAGGCGATGACCATAATCTTGACGTCGTGCTTCGACAGCCAACGGCCCGCCTGCAACGCAAACGAGCGCACCTCATCCTCGGTGCGCGTGCCGTAGGGGCAGCGTTTGGTGTCGCCGAAGTAGTAGACGGACTCATGCGGCAGCGCCGTCGCGATGGCGCGCGCAACCGTCAGACCGCCCAAACCAGAATCGAACACGCCAATCGGGCGCGTGTCGCCTGCCAGATTCTCGATATCGGACATTACCTCACCAGTCTCTCTCGAAAAGACATGTCCAAGTGCGGCGACGCCGCGCTACGAACGCGCCGCGACCAGCAGCTCTGCCGTCGCCGCCCAACCGTCGACAATTTTGCCGCGCGTAACGAAAGCGTTCTCGCAAGCAGCCAAGAACTCGGGCGCACCGGCGCTCGTCAGGCCATTCTCGACCAGGCAGAACGTGCCCACGTGATCGGCCATGTAGAAGTCGGACTCGGAATCGCCGAGCGCCAACGTCTCCTCGCGCTCGATCCCTAGGTGCTCGCAGAAGCGCGCAATGGCGACGCCTTTGTTGAGGCCCGCGGGGTTGATGTTGAAGGCGCGACCGTCCTCGACGCGATCGAGCTCGAGCGTCGTCGGCTTGGACAGATGCGTCAGATGGCCGTTGCAAGCCCAGACCAGACCGCAGCCGGCCTCGTCGAGGATGGCCTGTGCCTCGTCATCGGGGATGTCGCCGCGCATGCCGACGGTGACCTCGCGGTACTTGTAGCCGGTCGACATGTCGTTGTGATACTCGATCTTGTGCGGCCAGCGGGCGAGGATCTTCTCGCACACGCCGGTCTGCTCGATCACCTGGTGCGGCGTGAGACCGCAAGAGGGGTCGTAGGGCATGTCGCCGGTCAGATACTCCCAATCGTTGGCTTTGAGGTCGTACATGACCAGGCCGCCCATCTCACCAATGTAGGAGTTGAGGCCGAGCACGCGCGCATCCTCGTGGATCATGGTGCGGTTGCGGCCCGAGGTGGGAACCACCTGAATACCAGCGCGGGCAAGTGCCACGACGGCCTCGACGAGTTTGGTCGAGGGGTTGCCGTCGTTGTCGCGCAGCACGCACGAGCCGGGTGCGAGCATCGTAGCATCCAGGTCGGTAAAGACGTACTTAACCTTGGCCAAGCGCTCGCGCATCTCGCCCGAAAGCTCGGCGACGGTCGGCAGGGTGTTGTGGGACATGGTTACTCCGTTTACGTAGAAGGGTTTGGACTTGGACGGCATGTTTTGATTGAGGGAACACGCTTATGGCGACAGCGCACTCAGGGCGCCGCCGCCATCATGGTTCATTAGTCAAACTGGGTAACATCGATCAGGCGATTGGCCAACGAAAGGTCGCTCTCGATGGGCACGAACTCGTCGCCCACGTGCATGAGCTCCTCGTCACCCTTTGCCAGCAGCAAGACAATGGTGGGAGCATCGGGGTTGACGTACTCCTCGCGCGCTGCCTTGAACGCCGCATGCACAGCGGCTTCGCGATCGAGGATGATCTTGTTCGGCGTATCGTCGGGAACATGTTCGGCAAGCTCGCGACAGACCTTCATCGGGTCCTCGTGAGCCGGGTCCTCGTTGGCAAAAATCATCAGGTCGGAATATGGTGCGGCCTCGCGCGGAAGCTGCTCGCGGCGCTCCTGCGCCTTGCCGCCGGCAGCGCCAAACACTGCAATGACGGGGCTAGTGGGAAACGCGCGCTTGACCGACGAGAAAAGCGAACGGAACGAAAGCTGGTTGTGCGCATAGTCAACGACGCAGATCACGCGGCCGTCCTTCGACTCCACGACCTCCATACGGCCCGGCACACGAAGCTTGGAGAGGCCCTTCTTGATGGCATCGATACCGATGCCGATCTCGTGCGCAGCGGCGATAGCGACCAGCGCGTTCTCCACGTTAAAGTCTCCCGCGATACCCAGCAGGATCTTCTCCCCCGCCTCGAACTCGTCGGCACACAGGCCATGCAAGTTGAACTCGATGCTAAAGCCGACCATGCGCACATCGCTCGCCCACAGGCTTGCCTCGGGATGCTCGACGCCAACGGTCACCAAGCGCTCGGCCGTCGACGCTGCCTCCAGCACACGGTCAACCTCTTCGGTGCCCAGATTCACCACGGCGGTCTTTGCCTGGTCAAAGATCCTGAGTTTGCTCTCAAAATAATCCTCAAACGTGGGGTGTTCGATCGGCGAGATGTGGTCACGACCGATGTTGAGGAAGCACGCCACGTCAAACGGCAGATTCTCGACGCGTTGGTACTTGAGCGCCTGGCTCGAGACCTCCATGACCATGGACTGGCGACCGGACTCACGGCAGTTGGCGATATGGCGCCAGACCTCGGGGGCCTCGGGCGTAGTATTGGTGCTCTCGTAGCACTCGATGCCATCGTCGGTACTCACCGAGCCGATCATGCCGCAGGATTCGCCCGCTGCCTTGATGATGGACTGAAGCATAAAAGCGGCCGTGGTCTTTCCCTTGGTACCGGTGATGCCCACGATCTTGACGTCGTGGTCGGGACGGTCGTAGACCTCCGGCGGCAACAGGGCCATGGCCGTGCGAACGCTATCAACAACCAGCATCGCAGCACCGCTCTCCTGCGCCAGCGGCTCCAGAGACTCGACCAGCGACTCTTCGCACACAAATGCGACGGCACCCGCATCGAGCGCCATGCTCAAAAACGCGGGCTTAAAGGCAGCACCTTTGCAAAAGAACACGTCACCTGCCGAGACCGCGCGCGAATCAAACGAGCAGCCGGTCACGGCACGCTCGTCAACCTGCTCTGATGCGCGCAGCTCGCCGCACACATCGAGAAGCTTGGCAAGCGTATCGACCGTGGTCACGGTCGCGGAATCCGAATGGTGCATCTTTCACCTTTCTCAGCCATTTGGCAGGGACGGTTTTTATAGTAACTGAAACGCACCCACGCAAAAACGGCTCCCGGAGGAGCCGTTACGCGCAGGCGTTCGTAAGCCGAGGCTAGGCAGCCTGAACAGCGGGCTGGTCCTCGTCGATAAAGAAGCGCTTGTACCACACCAGGAACACGAGCGGCGTATAGATCTTGCGCTGGAAATCGCCCTTGCCCGCAAAGTGCAGATCGAGCAGGTGCATGAGCTCGTCGGTATCGAAGAACTCGCTTGCCCACGGCGCGGTGAAGTACTCCTTGACATAGTCGTACCACTTTTGCTCGCGCAGCCAGTAGACAATCGGCACCGGGAAGCCCACCTTGGGACGGGTGGCCCACTCATCGGGCAGCGACTTGTTGGCAGCGTGGCGGAGTACCTGTTTGTTGCCGTTCTCGTTGATGCGGTAGCGGTCGGGAATGTGCTCGGCGAACTCCATGACTTTGCGGTCCAGGAAGGGCACGCGCAGCTCCAGCGAGTGCGCCATGCACATCTTGTCGGCCTTGAGCAGAATGTCGCCCGGGAGCCACATGTTCATGTCCAGGTACTGCTTCTTGACCAGCTCGGGCTGACCCTTCACGCGCGCATAGATGGGAGCGGCAAGCTCGAAGGCGCCATCGCCGGTGTTGTACTCGGGCTTGAGCACGCCGTCGACCTCGCGCTCCGGCCATACCAGAGCCTGTCCCAGGAACGACTTCTCGGGGATCTCGGCACCCTTGACCAGGAAGTTATGTCCCTTGAAGTACGGCATATGCAGCGCCAGGTTACCGAGCGCGCGACGGATGGGCAGCGGCACCATCTTTTTGTACTTGCGGACCGGAACCGTGTCCTCGTAGTAGGCGTAGCCGCCAAAGAGCTCGTCGGCGCCTTCGCCCGAAAGCACGACGGTGACGTCCTTGCGGGCCATCTCGGCCAAGAACCACAGCGGCACGGAAGATAGGTTGGACTGCGGCTCGTCCATGTGATACTGGATGTCCTCGAGCGCACCGAAGAACTCGTCGGCGGTAATCATCTTGCGGACATTCTCGACGCCGAGCTTATCGGAAAGTTCCTTGGCGTAGTTGGTCTCGTTGAAATTCTTGTAATCGAAGCCCACCGAGAAGGTCTTGTCGGGCATGAGGCAAGCGGCGATGTAGCTGGAGTCGACGCCGCCGGAGAGGAACGACGCGACCTTGACGTCGGCGATGCGATGGGCCTCGACGCTCTCGTGCACGACCTCGTCCAGCTCATCGACATACTCTTCGAACGGCTTCTCGACGGCAGAGTAATCGCAATCCCAGTAGCGCTCGATGTTCATCTTGCCGGTCGGGATGTCTACGGTAAAGTAGTGCGCCGGCGGCAGCTTGTAGACACCCTCGAAGAAGGTCTCCTCGGTTGCCGAATACTGCAGCGTCATGTACGGACGCAGGGCCTTTTTGTTGACCGCCTTGTGGAAGTGCGGGTAGTCCAGGAAGCTCTTGATCTCGGAACCAAAGAGCACGCCCGGAGCGCCGTCGCCCGCATCGGCCATGGGATAGTAGTAGAGCGGCTTGATGCCAAAGATATCGCGGGCGCCAAAAAGCTTGTTCTTCTTCTTGTCCCAGATGACGAAGGCGTACATACCGCGCAAGCGATCGAGTACTGCCTCGCCCCACTCCTCGTAGCCGTGCAGGAGGCTCTCGGTGTCGGCGCCGCAGTGGAACTGGTAGCCCTTGGCCTCGAGCTCGGAACGGAGTTCTTGGAAGTTGTAGATCTCGCCGTTGAAGACAATGACGACGCTACCGTCCTCGTTGGCCATGGGTTGGGCGCCAGCCTCGGTCAGGTCGAGGATCGACAGGCGGCGGAAGCCGAGGGCAACGCGGCCGTCGATAAACTGACCGCCCATGTCGGGACCGCGATGGACAATGCGGTCCATCATCTTGGTGAGCACCTCGGATTGGTTATCCGTCCCACCGACAAAACCGACAAAACCGCACATATACTATCCCCTCTGCTGTTGCTGGGCATCAAATCGAATCAGTAGCTTTTGAGTATACCCGAGGGCGTAAAGAGGGGCGGAATGTTCAGGCAATCTCAACTGAATCAGCTCCGCGCCGACACGCGCCGGTTACCTTTAATGGATATGAGATGAATGAGGCGATTGTTTTGCTATACTCTCTCCGCACGGGCGATTGGCGCAACGGTTAGCGCAGGTGCTTTACACGCACAAGGCTGGGGGTTCGAATCCCTCATCGCCCACCACTGATTTGGAAACGGTCCTCGAAAGGGGACCGTTTTTTGTTTGGGCCTATTTCATGGGATTCGAACCCGGAAGGGTGCGAAGCTGAGGAAACGCGAAGCGTTTTCCAGCGCAGCACGCGAGGGCCGTAGGCCCGAAGCGAGAGCGGGCGGCGTCAGCCGCACGCGACATCCCTCATCGCCCACCACTGATTTGTTAGGCCTCCAGTGATGGAGGCCTTTCTTTTTTGGGCCCATCGCAGAGGGATTCGAACCCGCCAGCACGTCCGTCACAAAGGCCGTGGCCAAAAAATGGCAAAAATGAGTACTGTTACCAATTTTGTAGCAGCGATTTTTGGGTTTCGCTGGATAAATCTAGCTCTGAATCAGCGATTTGAAGCCTTTACTAGCTGTTTTCCCATTAACATAACTGAACATGTGTGGTCTAACTAATCCTAGGTAGTCGGTTTCATATGAGATTCAACTGGTGACAGTACTCATATTTGGCATTTTTTGTCCAAAGGCTCTCCTGGCCATTGCAGATTTATGGCAAAACGGGCTCCAGACCGCCGAATCGTGCCGCATATGGCACGTCCGCAGTCCGGAACCCGGTCCAAATTGAGTTATTGCGCCGCGTTAGCCCAAGACACCCGCCAGGATCTCGATTAGGCTGTCCACGTCGGCCTCTTCGCACACGAGCGGCGGCAGGAAACGCAGCGTATGGGCACCCGTAGCGTTAATCACGGCACCGGCGGCCAGCGCGCGGGCAACAATATCATGCGCGTCGCCCGCGGCATCATCCAGGTCGCAGCCGAGCATCAAGCCGCGACCGCGCACATCGGTAACATGCGGTAACTTGGCGAGTTTTGCCTCCATATAGGCGCCCACCTTGGCAGCGTGGTCGGCATAATCGCCGCGCACGAGCGCGGAGAGCGTCGCGGCACACGCCGCGATGGCCAAGCAGCTACCGCCAAAGGTCGAGCCGTGGTCGCCCGGCTCAAACACGTCGGCAATCTCCTTCTTTGCGACGACGGC
The DNA window shown above is from Collinsella aerofaciens and carries:
- the greA gene encoding transcription elongation factor GreA, encoding MDASQIVLTAEGRQKLVEELAWREGDYAKEIVEDIKEARAFGDLSENSEYDAAKDKQAQNAARIAEIQAILANAQVAATTGDLTVSIGSTVSLIDPNGEVMEVTLVGTTETNSLEHKISNESPVGHAIIGHGEGDSVEVVTPSGKTRVYTIAKIAR
- the tatA gene encoding twin-arginine translocase TatA/TatE family subunit, with product MFGLRAPELIIILFVVLIIFGPKNLPKLGKSLGSTVKNIREGMEGDDKAETKQAEEVVVEQSEEDKEIAELEAKLAAAKKKQAEDSDADAE
- the ispE gene encoding 4-(cytidine 5'-diphospho)-2-C-methyl-D-erythritol kinase, which codes for MTDRSLTLTAPAKINLYLGVHTERDDRGYHRVDSLMAAVGLSDTVTVTPAQALTVQTVPASDFPMQKNTAYRAAVAMAEHYGREANICVTIEKRIPLCAGLGGPSTDAAAVIVALAELWGIDRTDPALDDIARGIGADVPFFLHASPAFYVGGGDVLATEYPALPATPVVLVKPREASVSTIEAYRRFDEAPVPADKPGAIASALRSGDAETAYALIHNNLGVISAQMELQIQTVLDWLRKQDGTVAVDVCGSGACSFAICDTAATAERLADAALQNGWWSCATELIPNTVLIEVPKK
- a CDS encoding Veg family protein, with amino-acid sequence MEEMEVNHVDDIHEKLTDMVGDRVKVKANMGRTRVVERMGTIKSVHPAVFIVEVDERRGRKSRQSYQYIDVLTGQVELFDPESGEHIFTPLGNQLEEH
- the dtd gene encoding D-aminoacyl-tRNA deacylase, whose amino-acid sequence is MRAVVQRVLNAGVTVDGECVGKIGRGYLVLLGVGHGDTRAEADKLWGKLRGLRINEDENGKTNLALADVDGEVLVVSQFTLFADCRHGRRPSFTDAGAPDVANELYEYFLTLVRQDVEHVAHGIFGADMKVDLVNDGPFTIVLDTDNL
- the rdgB gene encoding RdgB/HAM1 family non-canonical purine NTP pyrophosphatase, which produces MALEKIDIDTLDPAATIVVATGNAHKLTEIEAILGKVMPEVRFVALGQLGDFEDPEENGTTFLENAIIKAQAAVEETGLMAIADDSGLVVDALDGEPGVYSARYAGVHGDDAANNAKLLVNLEGVADEDRTARFMSVVALIDTDGLVTYGEGACEGVIAHEGRGDHGFGYDPLFLPVDTPGKTMAELTADEKNAISHRFHALEHLSAKLTGEE
- the rph gene encoding ribonuclease PH; protein product: MEYMQVNRANGRAANELRPVKLTRGVMKHAHGSCLAEFGDTRVLCAATIEEGVPGWRKGAKAGWVTAEYAMLPASTGKRCKREHANRKGRSMEIERLIGRSLRTVVNMKALGEYTVTVDCDVIQADGGTRTASITGAWVALRDALAMWVEAGKIERIPLTGQVAAISMGVVDGNTLLDLDYSEDSHAEVDMNLVATDTGEMIELQGTGEQAPFDRKRLNALLDLGDKGIAELIELQRQALA
- the murI gene encoding glutamate racemase: MSDIENLAGDTRPIGVFDSGLGGLTVARAIATALPHESVYYFGDTKRCPYGTRTEDEVRSFALQAGRWLSKHDVKIMVIACNTATAAALRLAQQVLDVPVIGVIAPGARAAINSTRSRRVGVLATNLTIRSGAYTRAIQDLDAGVDVYGCPASSFVEVVEHELASGAHLQEQWLENEDIFDTPAVRALVGATVEPLRDHGIDTVVLGCTHFPLLVGPIRHALGPGVRVVSSAEETTRELTDILTRREQLAGDAAEPQHRFATTADNIAEFAVAGSFIFGQPLKSIEHIDIDELK
- a CDS encoding HAD family hydrolase — encoded protein: MSHNTLPTVAELSGEMRERLAKVKYVFTDLDATMLAPGSCVLRDNDGNPSTKLVEAVVALARAGIQVVPTSGRNRTMIHEDARVLGLNSYIGEMGGLVMYDLKANDWEYLTGDMPYDPSCGLTPHQVIEQTGVCEKILARWPHKIEYHNDMSTGYKYREVTVGMRGDIPDDEAQAILDEAGCGLVWACNGHLTHLSKPTTLELDRVEDGRAFNINPAGLNKGVAIARFCEHLGIEREETLALGDSESDFYMADHVGTFCLVENGLTSAGAPEFLAACENAFVTRGKIVDGWAATAELLVAARS
- a CDS encoding Mur ligase family protein, translated to MHHSDSATVTTVDTLAKLLDVCGELRASEQVDERAVTGCSFDSRAVSAGDVFFCKGAAFKPAFLSMALDAGAVAFVCEESLVESLEPLAQESGAAMLVVDSVRTAMALLPPEVYDRPDHDVKIVGITGTKGKTTAAFMLQSIIKAAGESCGMIGSVSTDDGIECYESTNTTPEAPEVWRHIANCRESGRQSMVMEVSSQALKYQRVENLPFDVACFLNIGRDHISPIEHPTFEDYFESKLRIFDQAKTAVVNLGTEEVDRVLEAASTAERLVTVGVEHPEASLWASDVRMVGFSIEFNLHGLCADEFEAGEKILLGIAGDFNVENALVAIAAAHEIGIGIDAIKKGLSKLRVPGRMEVVESKDGRVICVVDYAHNQLSFRSLFSSVKRAFPTSPVIAVFGAAGGKAQERREQLPREAAPYSDLMIFANEDPAHEDPMKVCRELAEHVPDDTPNKIILDREAAVHAAFKAAREEYVNPDAPTIVLLLAKGDEELMHVGDEFVPIESDLSLANRLIDVTQFD
- the asnB gene encoding asparagine synthase (glutamine-hydrolyzing), which translates into the protein MCGFVGFVGGTDNQSEVLTKMMDRIVHRGPDMGGQFIDGRVALGFRRLSILDLTEAGAQPMANEDGSVVIVFNGEIYNFQELRSELEAKGYQFHCGADTESLLHGYEEWGEAVLDRLRGMYAFVIWDKKKNKLFGARDIFGIKPLYYYPMADAGDGAPGVLFGSEIKSFLDYPHFHKAVNKKALRPYMTLQYSATEETFFEGVYKLPPAHYFTVDIPTGKMNIERYWDCDYSAVEKPFEEYVDELDEVVHESVEAHRIADVKVASFLSGGVDSSYIAACLMPDKTFSVGFDYKNFNETNYAKELSDKLGVENVRKMITADEFFGALEDIQYHMDEPQSNLSSVPLWFLAEMARKDVTVVLSGEGADELFGGYAYYEDTVPVRKYKKMVPLPIRRALGNLALHMPYFKGHNFLVKGAEIPEKSFLGQALVWPEREVDGVLKPEYNTGDGAFELAAPIYARVKGQPELVKKQYLDMNMWLPGDILLKADKMCMAHSLELRVPFLDRKVMEFAEHIPDRYRINENGNKQVLRHAANKSLPDEWATRPKVGFPVPIVYWLREQKWYDYVKEYFTAPWASEFFDTDELMHLLDLHFAGKGDFQRKIYTPLVFLVWYKRFFIDEDQPAVQAA